The following coding sequences are from one Lolium rigidum isolate FL_2022 chromosome 6, APGP_CSIRO_Lrig_0.1, whole genome shotgun sequence window:
- the LOC124662548 gene encoding protein NRT1/ PTR FAMILY 2.12-like: MAVAAAAAVEALEVGDGQVLERNGGQRRKAGQGWKCMPFIIGTVAFESVGSIGVAANLTVYLVKRFNMGQLSAANITNIFYGTFNFAPLLGAFISDAYLGRFRTLAYGSYFTFLGMLGLTLSASVPALKPPGCNQTTQFGEHCNSPSRLQLSVLYLSLGFITIGGGAIKPCSLPFGVDQFDITDEKGRKGLSSYYNWYYGTTTASLVFSLTILVYIQNNISWPIGFGIPTFFLFMGIIVLFMGTRLYVHVPPEGSIFTGIAQVLVVSFKKRKLKLPYPRDINQQDFLLYNPPTRGNRIFRLPLTSQFRFLNKGAIVRDGDINDDGSARNSWELSSIQQIEEAFNAVGQIEFYNKQFQEHMLTLAGSLFFVSLAGANYLTAALANITKKVTSRHGNTSWLTEDINLSKLDYYFYFIAFMGVLNLLYFLICSHCYQYKTMSLHAEESIEIQTKVEVDAEINIDRDALNK, encoded by the exons ATGGCCGTCGCTGCTGCAGCTGCAGTGGAGGCGTTGGAGGTGGGAGATGGTCAGGTGTTGGAGAGGAacggcggccagaggaggaaggCAGGTCAGGGATGGAAGTGCATGCCCTTCATCATAG GAACTGTGGCATTTGAGAGTGTTGGGTCTATTGGGGTGGCAGCAAATCTGACGGTCTATCTGGTGAAGCGCTTCAACATGGGGCAGCTCTCGGCAGCAAACATTACCAATATCTTCTATGGTACGTTTAACTTTGCGCCGTTGCTAGGCGCCTTCATCTCCGATGCCTACCTGGGACGGTTCAGAACCCTAGCCTATGGATCCTACTTTACCTTCCTG GGGATGCTGGGGTTGACTTTATCTGCATCAGTTCCAGCTCTCAAACCACCAGGCTGCAATCAAACGACCCAGTTTGGCGAGCACTGCAATAGTCCATCAAGACTCCAGCTGAGTGTgctatacctttctcttgggtttATAACCATCGGCGGTGGAGCAATCAAACCATGCAGTCTTCCCTTTGGAGTAGACCAATTCGATATAACTGATGAAAAAGGCCGCAAGGGCCTGAGCAGCTATTATAACTGGTACTATGGCACAACTACTGCTTCCCTGGTGTTCTCTTTGACTATTCTCGTCTACATACAGAACAATATCAGCTGGCCAATAGGATTTGGCATACCCACATTCTTCTTGTTTATGGGAATTATAGTCTTATTTATGGGTACAAGACTCTATGTCCATGTACCACCAGAGGGAAGCATCTTCACTGGGATTGCCCAAGTTTTAGTGGTGTCCTTTAAAAAGAGAAAACTCAAGCTACCATATCCTCGCGATATAAATCAACAGGACTTTCTGCTCTACAACCCTCCCACAAGGGGAAACCGTATTTTCAGACTGCCACTAACTTCCCAGTTCAG GTTTCTGAACAAAGGTGCAATTGTAAGGGACGGTGATATAAATGATGACGGTTCTGCAAGGAACTCTTGGGAGCTTAGCAGTATCCAGCAGATAGAAGAG GCCTTCAATGCAGTTGGACAAATTGAGTTCTATAATAAGCAGTTCCAAGAGCACATGCTAACCCTAGCAGGATCCCTGTTTTTCGTAAGTTTAGCTGGAGCAAACTACTTGACAGCTGCTCTGGCAAATATCACAAAAAAGGTGACCAGCagacatggcaacacaagctggTTGACAGAGGATATTAATCTCAGCAAACTTGACTATTACTTCTATTTCATTGCCTTCATGGGAGTACTGAACCTTCTCTACTTCCTTATATGCTCACACTGCTATCAATATAAAACCATGTCACTCCATGCTGAAGAGTCCATCGAAATACAGACCAAGGTAGAG